The Hypanus sabinus isolate sHypSab1 chromosome 24, sHypSab1.hap1, whole genome shotgun sequence genome contains the following window.
GTTATCATGtagtgcattgtactgctgctgaaaactTCATCAAGTTTCACGACATACAcgaatgatattaaacctgattctgaagtattTTATTGTGTCCTGGGGCGACTGTGAggacaatctacctcgttatgatctggCACTTTttgtctacctgtactgcactttctctgtaactgtaacacttatTCTGCTTTGTACCAGTGCACTGTTTAATGAAATGCTACATTTAATGGGCAGAGGTTTTCACTGGACCCCGTACAGATCGTATTATGTAACCTCCCCTGAGGCCACGTCCACCCCGAACCCCTGTCAAGGAAGACATTTGGTTCTATTTCTGAAAGTTATATATTTCAACAAGCCTTTAAGATGATTAAAACTGTTTAGAAATTTTCTGCCCCAGAACGACGACCAAATCCCTCAGCCGCCGTGTCAGGGCGCGTCATCAGAACTGCTTCCGCCCCGCAGGTGCCACCTCCGGTAACTCTGCCCCTCTCCGCGCGCACAGCCCCACTTCCGCCGGATGGAGATTAACCGGCGTCTGGGTGACCTCTCGAAACCCCGACTTTATTTGAAATAACGACACGGCGCGGACGCACCCGAGTGCGGGCGTGATTTTGGTTCGGGTACTGGGGTGCAGAAAGACAGCGGCGTCGGTGAGGGCGAGTCGGCGCCGGAAATGAGGCGTGGCCGGAAGTGGGCTCGGGCTCTTATAGGCGGCGCGGGCCCCGTGAGCTCTCTTTCGCTGCGGAGCGCGAGGTGAGCggagctggtgggggaggggtctcCATGGAGACTGGGGAGGGGGTTCGCATGGTCACGGTGGGCTATGGAAGAAGTTTTCCCACGGAGGCTGAGAGGGGTTTTGAGGGGGGGGGGTAAGAAGCTCGCCGACGTCACTAATTGATGTTAATCTCTTCCGCAGCGCGAGGCACGATGGGCCGCCGACCCGCGCGATGGTGAGTGGGGGCGGGGCGACTGGTTGACCGCAGGACCgatgtggggggggtgggggggtggggtgggggtcagGGGGTCACGTTCCTCAACCCGGAAGTGGGGCGTGGTTTGGCCTCGTGGGAGATCGAAGGGTCACGCTGGGGTTGAGTGGGGGACGGGGCTTTGGAGGGAGGGAGTTGAGGGGTCGtgatcgggggtgggggtgggggggagggtctaTGTGGGCCCCAGGACTGACTGCTCAGCGGAGATCCTgggtggaggtggtgggggggtggaaagaGGACGGTGGTATGATGGGCCAGGTGGTCAGACGCTCTTTAACAACTAACTCCCTGTATCTCAGTTACAGATACTGCAAGAACAAGCCGTATCCCAAGTCACGGTTCTGCCGTGGTGTCCCAGGTATGTTTgctgggagaggggtggagaacagtgccattTGCAAGGGTGTGAAGGGAATGGTGAACCAGCATACCTGGGGACAGGGGAAGTTGCACTGAGGGATGGTGATCTGGGTTACAGGGGCAGTGCTTGGTCGCGTGGGGTGGGTGTGCATGGCTGGGTGAGACATCattctcctctcctccttccccccccagACCCAAAGATCCGGATCTTTGACTTGGGCCGCAAGAAGGCCAAGGTGGACGAGTTTCCGCTCTGTGGCCACATGGTGTCCGACGAGTACGAGCAGCTGTCGTCtgaaggtgggtgaggggtgtgcggCCGGTCAGTCTGTGACAATTGGGACCAGACCGTTCAGGGGCAAAGTGGGGACTGTTTTTCTCCACTCGAGGGGCTGCTGCCGTGTGTAATGGCCTATGAGGAGGTGGTTGGTGTGGGCAGATACAACTGGTTCTGGTCCCTTTCCAGTTGGTGGTTTGAACATAAACAGTTATTGTtaaacatagaatactacagtaCCTTTGGCTTGCAATGTATGAGCTTTTAAACTAATTGTAAATCAACTGATCCATCCTTCCCGTGTAGTGTACTATTCATCATATATTCCTGTTTAAACTAAATACCCTTGgtatatctgcctcaaccaccacctGTGGCAAGGCATTCTACACCGTCACTAcactctatttaaaaaaaaactttgcccctatacttaaatcatcttaaaaaatgGGCTTGTTTGTATTGGTCATTTCCACccttggctgtccacttgatctctgTAATCCTGGATGCCTGGTAAATCACTCCAAACCTATGTctctcctataatgaggtgaccagacccAAACACAATATTGCCAGTGTGGTCTAAGCAGAGCTTTAGGGTTAGGTTCAGCATCTTCCCCCGCCTTGGTTGTCTTCTTCCCACCCCTCCTCGACTCTTGTTggtctcctccccctctcttgcCCCATTACCCATCAATTGCATTTACCCCCTGTCTTCCCCACCCCCAGCATTGGAGGCGGCCCGTATCTGTGCCAACAAGTACATGGTGAAGACCTGCGGCAAGGATGGCTTCCACATTCGTATGCGGCTGCATCCCTTCCACGTCATCCGCATCAACAAGATGTTGTCCTGCGCCGGAGCCGATAGGTGAGGCTTCCTCCCGTCTCCTCCCCCGACCGATCGCAGTCAATTAAGCCGACCGGCTCCCGTCACAGTTGGGTACCGGTGTGCAATGGCTGCGGACAGCAAATCTTTGGTTGTGTACGCGTCCGGCTGTGATTCAGTGCCGGGCGTCTAAAGGGACCTCTGGGACACGGTGATAATGGTTGCTGGATGGGGTGCATGGGGAGGCTGGTCATTGGCTGGTTGTGGTCAGATTTTGTCTGGGTGTGAAGACTGATTAATCTTCTCCATTCCAGGCTTCAGACAGGCATGCGGGGTGCGTTTGGGAAGCCCCAGGGCACTGTGGCCCGGGTAAACATCGGCCAGGTCATCATGTCAGTGCGCACCAAGACACAGAATAAGGAGCACGTCATTGAGGCTCTGCGCAGGGCCAAGTTCAAGTTTCCAGGCCGGCAAAAGGTGAGGGGTCTTcaggggctggtgggatggggtgTGTTCTTCTCTGGCACGTTCTCTAACTCTTCCTTCCCCCGTCAGATCCACATCTCCAAGAAGTGGGGTTTCACAAAGTTCAACACAGAGGACTTTGACGGGATGGTGGCAGAGAAGCGGCTGATTCCTGACGGCTGTGGAGTCAAATATATCCCCAACCGGGGTCCACTAACTGCCTGGAAGGCCCTGTATGCGTGAGAGCAGAGCCTGCCCTTTCCACTGAATAAACTGTTTGATCCACCTCTTCCGAGTCTGACTGACTTCCACAGGGTGACTGGGGTGGGATTGTGTTGGTCTGTCGCAGTCTATTCGTGGGGATGCGTGAGGAGATGTGTGCACAGTCGCGTTTGCAGTTCTGGCTGGCGTACTTAAAGGAAGCTCcacaggatgttactgggactgagGGTTTCATTTACAAGGAGAGGCTGAGACTGTTTTACATAGTGTGAAGCAGGCTGAGGTGTGTAGGTGAGGTGGGTGGTTGCAGTGTTTTTACCCCAGAGAGCAGAGGTTCAAGGTGACGATGAAAGATTTAACTGACCTGAGGGGTGA
Protein-coding sequences here:
- the rpl10 gene encoding large ribosomal subunit protein uL16 — protein: MGRRPARCYRYCKNKPYPKSRFCRGVPDPKIRIFDLGRKKAKVDEFPLCGHMVSDEYEQLSSEALEAARICANKYMVKTCGKDGFHIRMRLHPFHVIRINKMLSCAGADRLQTGMRGAFGKPQGTVARVNIGQVIMSVRTKTQNKEHVIEALRRAKFKFPGRQKIHISKKWGFTKFNTEDFDGMVAEKRLIPDGCGVKYIPNRGPLTAWKALYA